GTGCCTCAAATTGAGGCTTCTTCTTTTTTGAATTGCTAAACATGAATTCTGGTGCATTGTCAAAATCAGACAGGTTGAGACGGTTGGCTTTGTTTTTACGTTGAAGGTCTCCGACCCATGGTGGATTCTTTAACCTCGGGATAACACCAAGGCCATTGTCTTTGCGGTAATTTGTGTGCGGTTTTCCTTTGTCTCCCTGTGTAGAATTGTGGTCTTTGTGATCTAGAAACTGTGTTGGCTCAAACTGAGGACGGACATGGGTCTGAATGAGAGTGCTTGCAAAAGCATTGTTGTTTAACGACCTAGAGGTGACCTCGCCTTCCTTTGAATGTACAGAATGTGCTGCAGACAGAACCACAGGATGGAACCTTTCCTTTCTTTTCTCGAGCATGTAATCAGTTTCTATTGCTAGTTCACTCTCTGTCATTGGAATCAATGACTCTTTAGCTACAGGCATTCTTTTCTTAATACGACGCTGCACTGGAACAAAGTTTTTGCCTGACATGCGTGGCATGAAGAACCAATGTAGAAGTGTTAGTATACAGTTCATACTGCTCTCAGGCACTTTCTTGGTTTCCCAGATGCTCTGACGAATGTCGTCTGACGTTGGTCGTACAGGAACTCGCACCTTTACCATCCAGTTGTTACCGACGATAAAGAAGCAATGTGTGCTatgatttgttttgataaaCAATGATGATTTGACGTTGACTCCAGCCTCGTATAAGTTACTAGTGTCTTTTCCAGACAGTTCCTCTCCTGCCATTATAATGCGACAAGATGACATTGAATGTGAGGATTTTTCCTGgattttctttttgaattctCCAATAGTTTGTCGAACGTTGGCATTAGTTTTGTATATAATCCCATCAGCAGTATGAGCAAATACAGGAAATGTGTCAAGTTGGAGAAGAAGTGGGGACTTAACATCCAGTACAACATTTTGGACCAATGCTTTATTCACAAGTTTCTTGTTGCCTGTCACAAGCTCATACTGTGTGGCATTAGGCACGCCCAGTCGCTCAAGCTTCTTCTTCACagattttattgttttgtttgggGTGACGCGAATGTTCTCAATAATACCATGGCCAAGGTTAACTCTTAGGGGTACACCAAAGACTAGATCACTGTCCATATGTGTCAAAACAATGTTCATCATGACGATGGTGTTATTTGGGAGATCCCCAATCACGGAAGAAAGCTCCATCCTTTGACTGTCTTTGTAGAGTCGTATGAGGTCAACTGGTACGTTTGTAAGTCCATGAAGCATAAATGCAAGGATGGACCACCTGTCGTACTTTGAAACTGTAATTCCGTATCTTTCACCTGATTCGGTTACCACGGAAATAGACTGGAGATTCAGGTTGCTGCGATGACCAACTGTTGTTAGGGTTAGAGTATCCCCTGTGGGAATGCCAAGGTACGCAAGACAGTAGTCTGAGTTTACAAAACTATTTCTGTATTGTAGAACCAAGGCATGGATGGGTACGTAAAGTTCATGTATCCCAGCATCCTCCGGTCTACCACGACTGAATGTGCGATTGAACACTGTGTATATGACGTCTGTCCCTGTACAGCAGGGGTCGACATAGAATCTGTAGGTTTTCCCCCAGAATGTCTCGATGTTGATCAGTAGGTCAAAATGGGCCTGTATCATCACATATAATGTACACTTGTTGGTGACGCGGTACTCTAGTAGTCTGTGGTAATTCTCCAGAGCTTTGTCACGGTACAGAATCTCCTGACGATCTATCGGAATTCCTTTCATCTTTTTCActaaagattttattttgtaaactgTCATTGTAAGGTCCACAGTGAGAGTAAAGCTTGCGTTTAACTGACCGATGTCCACTGTAACAAAAGCATAAGACTCTGGAAGGATCATGATGACCGATCCAGGTCGCACACTGTACACCGTTTTAATGTCTATCGGCGACAACTGACCAGGAGCCAGCATCATTAACTTATGTTGGTCGCGCTGGTACGATAAATTCTGCTCGGCATACTTTACAATTTTCTGCATGGTGTCACCTGAACTTGGCGAGAATATGGCAATGCTTTCAAACTTCAGGTAGGACCAGACTCCTATGCTTTGTCCATTTGTTCCAGGGACACTCAGTATGGGGTAGAGTATGTTGTCATCAAAACTGTCATCGGAATAAGATTCTGAGTCGTACTCGTCATTCTCCTGGAATGGCTGCAGGAAGTAGTCATGGTGTTCTCTTTGTTTAGCCATGTCATGTGTAGGCCTCGGAAACTGAAGtggaaaattgaaaatatatagtACATCCTTACAACCTCTCATGCTTTACAATGTCTATTCCTTAGCAAATAAAGTACACAGAGTGTCTCTCATTCTTGTACCCAAGGGACAGTGGTGGTTGGttagttaagatgtcccgacatattttCACATGCTCTGAATATCTTGGTTGCAAGCTTGAATTACATTTCGAggagttgccaggtactgaccgctggtcattttgatattttttgggTTACCACTACCTCCTAATCCTGGAatgtctttaaatgaccctAACTGTAGGATGTTAAATTCATCAAACCACCCCATCTTTCTCTCAAGAACCCTCTATTGcctcatacaatgtacttataaaTATAGACACTGGCACAGATTCCACTAAGACCATTAAAGTTAAATGCCAGGTgtacttatatacatatacacctgGCCAGTTGTCTATTGAACTGTATTAACGTGTCTGTTCACCATGACACAAGGCGTAACATTACACCTAACCTTACATTGTCATAACTAAGAATCATATTTCTTAAAGATATTATTTTAGTCTGTCACAAAACGGAATACAAAGGTGGCACCCCATGTAGGTTTACATATCTGTATCTATATGGCTGAGAAATATGTTGGTTATTCATAACTGTTGTGATGTTATGGGGGTGATCAGTAATCCATGCCAAACCAGTCCTGTGTTATTTGGATGTGCTCTACAGGAATATCTCAATCCCGCGGGATGAATATGTATTCGAGTGATAAACAACAAAATTGGTTTATCTTTGTTTGccaaaattgatttttcttGAATCAATAACACCCTGTTATCCATTCTATAATAATAGCCGAAATAATGCTATTGGCAGTGTAAGTGGCTTTCCTCTCTCCAGGTTCTTCTCTGTGATTTTATACTTATCCGTAATAAATTACACAATGGCTGAATTGTTAATGCATACTTGGTATTTGTCCTCTGCTATAGTTTGTTCCATCAATTCTATAAAACTTATTGATAGGAACATGTAGGGTGATAGTTTTTCTTTGGGAACTCTAATGTTCTGCCATCATAAAAACTTGGCATGTACTTATTtgactatagctgttaatagcacataattaaaacacaaaataaaaaataaaaataaaacccaaCCAAAAACCTAAGTTTCAGTTTAAGACcattgcatcaaatgtatctgAAAGGGGCATTCAAGGAGTTATAAAAACCACTTACTTCAAGGCAGTATGCATATCCTTTGAAGACAGGTTTTGCTAAAAAAAAGGCAAATTGAGTAAATAAATCAGTTCAGTATGACTGTACCTATACATATCATTTACAATGAAGATTGTATAAAAAGCTTACCATTCCGTAGGCTGTTAGATTATTATTGAGGGGAGGAAATGTTCCTTTATCGTGTGCTCGCTCCATTGTACGAGGATCAGCCACTCAAACACACATGACAGCTTGcatcattatttacaaaattaatttagcaTTAACATCCATCTCTCTTTGACTTTTGGTAAGTCCAGGTAGCAGAATTGTCACAGCATTGAACACCTCCAGTGACACACAATGTTACTTCAGAAATGACTCCGTCAAAACCTTATTGACTTAGAACAAGATGGTATCCAGGAGTCAAACAATATTGTTTGAGATACAAATGAAATCATCCTTCAAAACACAACCATCCTAGATAAAATTTGACCGAAATCAATACATGAAATTATACAGTGAGATATACACAGAAGCCACTGTACTataaattaagatatttctTCATTTAAATCTTTTATCCTTCTCTCTGTAATGATATATCTAGGTACATTGTTCCATTTAGGAATTCTTCTCCGGTTCTGTGTTAGATCCATGGTGAGCGTGGACTATACTGTCATAACTCGGAGTGAATTTAAAGTGCTGTATCTAATATATACACCCGTAAATAAATGGCTATAGTTGGTTGGTGTATCGGTGTGTATTAACCTTGGCGTCGATTCTCTTATAAACCTTGCTACTGTACAGCTCAAAACGTTTCTGAAAAGTTTGTAAAACAGACCATAATTGCATGTAATTGAATTCAAGCTGACtagaaatgataattgaatttgtcagattttttttaatctacatTAATACAAAATTAAGGTAGTTTAGCAACAGGCAAAGAAGCCGATCATTACAAATAGAATATGTTAAACTGGAGAGTAAAATCAACACAGGCTGCAGTTAcatgtgtttgtaatatatataaatcatgcACCAAATTTCTACTGCTCTTGAAATGTTGATGGTGATCAATTAGTCACAAATGTCAGGAGAATGGGTATTAATATAATGTACACTAAATTTCTTCTGCTCTAGAAATGTAAATAGTAAACATTTCAATCAACGTGTCCTCAGTGATAAATACACCCCACAGTACATAGATTTTCCATTAATAACCCACACACTACTTATATTGGCTCTTATCTCCCAGGGGTTCTGTGTAAACTCATTATAGAATACCTGAATCCTATGGATAGAGGACTCACAGTGGAGGTCGCACGTTATAGCTTTTTACACCTGATAATATGGATAATGTATTCCTCAATTGAAAAATTTCAAACTAAATTGAAAATCGTATGTAGCcacataattttgaaattttacactaaaataagtTTGAAAACCTCAGTTATTATTCTgaatttgtatattacagagttatctgcccttgctaatacatttagatattgattgtgacgtcatgtgtttgtgatcCTAACATCACGAaccaatgacgtcataattgataATATCtttaagggaggtaactctgtaatatgtcaAATCGAAGATCGTGAACACTATTTTCTATACTGTCCTTTATACGTCAACCCTAGACGGCTCCTTTTTAACTCTATCTTGGAACTTGACAATGATATACCACTGAAAACCCTGTGATATGTAGCTGAAtccataaatattttatttcaataaattcaCTGGATATTATCTTCAGGTTTCACTTTAGTAAAATATTTTCCAGTTAgaattttgttatttcatttaGATTAAAATTATATGGACACACCTTTACTTATCGTGACTactgtaattatttatttagtGTTGATACGTGTTCACAGTATTAAATGGGAGAGATATTACTTTGTCATCATTTACTGTATGAATTAACATCAATCCATTAATGTTAATGTTACATGAACACTGTACACAGTTTATTATGATAATCATACTTACATTAATCATTACCTAATGTACCATGGAATATGCAAAAGAAAAGTTTATACGCTGTAAACAGGGTATTTTGTATTCACTGCATACTAACCAGAGGTCATGCCCAAGCTGTCAGcagtatttattattttgaattgaaCTTGCATTCATATGTGTATAGCTATTGAAATGATCTGACGTATATTCCTACTAGCAATTACTTCATTGATTGTATAAACCTATCATTGGTAGGGATATATATGTTCTCGCTGTGTATTTGATCAATAGAAATTTCTACCTGAAAGAATATCCTGAATAGATTGAAAGTGAAGGGCTGGAATCAATCATCTAAAATTTCACTAGCATAATTAATTCACTAAACATAATAATGTAaatcatatctatatatagacatgttaactttaaatgtatttcaatgcAAGTGATACAACAATTCCACTGACGCTAGTATTTAAACCCACACAATATCCTAGTCATATATAAGTGTTGATTTTGCTATGAGTATATTTGcgttttcaaaagaaattataatggattaaTACAAGTTACcctaaataatgatattattaGTGGTAAATTTGTTTTGGTGTTATTTTGACACAGTCAATATTTCAGTTGTAAACGTTTTTTTAGCATTTTGTCAACTATTtggtattaaataaataaaataaaattacaataatgGAAGTGATATACAATACCAATATTTAATTCAAATGTACTGAAGTTAAGTACACCAAAATATTTCAGTGCATTTATCAATGATTACATTTGTTTCAATAGCAATAACAAAAAGACAATAAAAGTATCAAAGCTTGAGAATCTTTCATTAAATagattagaaaaaatatttcactgaaatTTGAAGATTGTGTAATGGGCAAATATTTCacacattttaaacatttcagAACACTTTTACAGCAAACATACTTACAATAAATTCATCATTACAAACTCTTAACACATgcacttacaacaaattcatcgTCACAACCTCTGATAAggtgtttgtaatatatgtttattacaaACTTTGCTTTCATTGGTCCCTTTGACTCTGCTACCATGTACTGTATTCTTCCAGTAAATATATGTCATTACTTAATGTgctaaaatgattttgtttgtttattatttctatcttatttttttttaaccctTTCAGTACACCCCTGGTAAAATGGAGATCCAGCGCCGTGAGAACAGGTGTATGCTGAAAATCATCAATGCCAACTCCGACGATGAAGCTGAGTACACATGTACTTGCGGCTCTGCTTCTACCTCCTGTAAACTAGCCGTCACAGGTAGACTAACATACAGCAGAAAATTTAGTATTTCTAAACAACATTTCATAAATAAgcaaatattttgtaatgtgTTCTTCATTGTAAATTTTGAAAGAAGGATTactatcatgtacatgtaatgaaatTTTGATGAATATGAATATAACTAAACTTGTCATTTGAATTGCAGATATGTTTTGTCGCAAACAAACCCCAAAATTTTCTTTTAGAAGTGTTAATAGGAGGGAAAGGGAGCAGCGATAGCACTAACTTAGAACTCTGCCTAGCGATAGTCGGTGTTGATGCCAACAATCTAGTCATTAACTGAATGTCAGACTTACTTTCGCAGTGTGCGAGTCCGACCGCATATATGCATGCCATATGTAAGCTTAAGTTTTCTTATTAGGagacttttattttcattttcagacATTTAGTTGATTCTTGCGCTGCATATCTATATATTGAACCCCTATGCCAATGGTTTCCCATCCTGGGGTGCTCTCCTTTACTGCGCTGTGTAGGACATATCCCAGACACTTTCTCTGGACATTTGTTTAACAAAGCTCTTTGTTAAAGCAAATGTGATGGGTCAGTCGTAGCTGGTAGAACAGATATGATTGGTCAATATTAGTAGCTGTACCTCATTGGTTGCATGATATAGAAATGTTAGGTGATTTAACAGTAAAACTGTAGaaaaatttaattcatattttttagtaaactttgatttaatatatgtttttttcaaaattgaaattaaagcGTATATATGTAGTATCATGTGGTTTGACACTAAAGGAGAATTAAAAAGAATATCAATAGTATTTTAGCATACATGTACCTTTAAGACAATGCTGCAACTTATAATACAAGCCTAAGAATATCTTGCGCATACATGCTGATATAAACTCACACATTTGTTCCTTTATGCTGttgtatttaatgttataaaaaatatatgttaatgtaaaataattattttaacttgatgGCTTCAGTATAAATTTGAATAGAAGTCTTGATATTATTGTAAGCATCATTGATACTATGAATAAGTTTTTCTTAGATATTGATCTGTATTAGGAAAGGATTATTTTAACCTTTGACCATACAATGATCACTACTGAttataacctttgaccttgcTCAGAACCTGAATGGGAATTTATGAAGAAGTTGGATGACATTGAGGCTATGGAGAGAGAGAAATGCTACTTTGAATGTGACGTCAGTGACCCAGAAGCAGAGGTCAAATGGTACAAAGGAAAATCAGACAAGGTCAGTAACAGCAGCAATATATAAGTACCAAAACTTCTGCTTACAATTAGTCTTACATGTGTTCATTAAGAATTCACAACTAAAGTCCAAAAGAACAAAATATAATCATCATTCAGTTACTTTAATCATTTAGGTAAATGCTGATTATGATAAGTTTAGATCACTGTCTTGTTGTGAGAAGATAGTTGCATGTGTTAGGAATAGTTTGTTTTACagaatacataattatgttttatatacaaacaGGAACTTCCATCTGGAGGCAAATATGAGATCATTAAGGATGGAATGAAGCGCCGTCTGGTGATTAAAAATTGTAGCATGAAGGATGGAGGAAAGTACACCTGTAAAGTACTGAACAAGGAAACAACTGGAGAGCTCTTTATTGAACGTACGTACAAAAAAATCTTGATCCTTTATTTCTTCTTGTGTCCTTTCTTGTGACAGAACAATAAACATAACTTCAGTTAAAACTCATTTGTGTATACACACTTTCTAAAACAGTTTTTAAATTACTTTCCAAGATAATTTCCCTTTTGatgatattcatattttaatagAAATGAATGTATTGATGAGCTTTATGATAATGCTTTTCTGATATGTCACAATGTTTGTGTGCAGCCGACATCAAGTTCTTTAAGAAGCTTGAAGATAAGAAAGAGAAGGAGAAGGGAACGCTGGTGTTGGAGTGTAAAGCCTCCAATCCTCACAACCAACCGGTACAGTGGCTGCTCAACGGCAAGCCCATCGACAAGGATGATCCGTAAGTCTATATCTGGAGTTCAGTTTTACTTCCACCTTACAATCACCTCATCTAGCTTTTTATATGCACAAACATTCAAAAGTAAATTATCTCCCATTACAGAATTGCTTCACTTTGGAACTGATATAGCCTGATATCAGATACTTGTATTCCGTATAACTAGGATAGTTTTTTCTCAACATAGACGTTACTTCTATATAATATTCTCTTTTACCTGCATTAGAAATGCCTTTTGTGCCTAGAATATACACTTCCATAATTGTACTTTAATATCCCACAACAACAGGAGAGTTGAGATTACCAAGAAGGGAGAACAGAATAAGATGGTTATCAAAAATCTGAAACAAgaagatagtggacagtacacctGCCAGGTTGGTGAGCGTCCATGCCGCTGTAACGTCACAGTGGAAGAGCGtgagtattttttttatcttgaaaggACAGATAATTTTAGGTAAagattgtttgatatatataaatgacattttttcagtGCAAAGCAAGTTAGTTCATTTATTACAATAGCATGGTTAAAGATCCAattacaattatgaaaatgaaaagtaGAACAAATTGAGAAAAAGTCAACGGTATGTATCTTTGTTGTTACATCTTTGttgtaataaatttaaatggaaatatttattttgttgctAGTGCCTAAACCACCAAAGGTTGATCCTGCATTTATACCTGAGGAGATTGTGGTGAAGAAGGGAGAAACTATTGCCATGGCTATTCCTTTTATTGGTAGGTGAATTAAGCTATGAACAAGAGTAATTTTATTGTGTTATTCCTGATGACATGAATCTGTTGATTTACTGTATATGTCCTAAAGTTATTTTAGATCTAGCATTGAATTAGTATAAAATTCATTGTAAGTAAAATTGGAGTGGAACAGTTTAAATTCTTTTGAAACATAGTTTGTACATATCTCATAGCTTTAATATCTGTCCCATGCTCTGAAGT
The DNA window shown above is from Argopecten irradians isolate NY chromosome 8, Ai_NY, whole genome shotgun sequence and carries:
- the LOC138329434 gene encoding polyubiquitin-C-like translates to MERAHDKGTFPPLNNNLTAYGMFPRPTHDMAKQREHHDYFLQPFQENDEYDSESYSDDSFDDNILYPILSVPGTNGQSIGVWSYLKFESIAIFSPSSGDTMQKIVKYAEQNLSYQRDQHKLMMLAPGQLSPIDIKTVYSVRPGSVIMILPESYAFVTVDIGQLNASFTLTVDLTMTVYKIKSLVKKMKGIPIDRQEILYRDKALENYHRLLEYRVTNKCTLYVMIQAHFDLLINIETFWGKTYRFYVDPCCTGTDVIYTVFNRTFSRGRPEDAGIHELYVPIHALVLQYRNSFVNSDYCLAYLGIPTGDTLTLTTVGHRSNLNLQSISVVTESGERYGITVSKYDRWSILAFMLHGLTNVPVDLIRLYKDSQRMELSSVIGDLPNNTIVMMNIVLTHMDSDLVFGVPLRVNLGHGIIENIRVTPNKTIKSVKKKLERLGVPNATQYELVTGNKKLVNKALVQNVVLDVKSPLLLQLDTFPVFAHTADGIIYKTNANVRQTIGEFKKKIQEKSSHSMSSCRIIMAGEELSGKDTSNLYEAGVNVKSSLFIKTNHSTHCFFIVGNNWMVKVRVPVRPTSDDIRQSIWETKKVPESSMNCILTLLHWFFMPRMSGKNFVPVQRRIKKRMPVAKESLIPMTESELAIETDYMLEKRKERFHPVVLSAAHSVHSKEGEVTSRSLNNNAFASTLIQTHVRPQFEPTQFLDHKDHNSTQGDKGKPHTNYRKDNGLGVIPRLKNPPWVGDLQRKNKANRLNLSDFDNAPEFMFSNSKKKKPQFEARSVPERLPGILQCDPNRHNHPHRFKGSRSHHNPHTHRKAGSDGDAGERVFLTKPFKLVDLSPKRKRRV